The window GCCGCCCGGCCATCGCGGCGCCACCATGGCGGTTCATGTGGTCGTGGGTTTCAGCGGCGTCCGGTTCGGGCCGATGCTGGCCGGCATCGCGCTCGACGTCTCCGGCGGTCAAACATCGGTGCAGGCGTGGGGGCTGACGTTGACGCTGATCGGCGGCTTCGGTCTTCTGGGACTGGCCAGCTTGCTGCCGCTCGGCCGTCAGGCGCGCGGGTGCGCGTTGCGGTAGACCTCAAGCAGGCCTTCGGTGTCGACATCGGTGTAACGCTGTGTCGTCGACAGGCTCGCGTGGCCCAGCAACTCCTGGATCGTCCTGAGATCCGCGCCGCCACCCAGCAGGTGGGTTGCGAAGCTGTGGCGCATGGCGTGCGGTGTGGCGCTCGACGGCAGCCCCAGCATGGTCCTGATCTCGCGGAACCGGCGCTGGGCAACACCCGGGTTGAGACGTTTGCCTTTCACACCGATGAAGAGCGGGGCATCGCGCGGCGCGCCGTCGGGCCGGTGCGCCAGATAGGCCTCAAGCGCCTGTTTCACGCGTGGCAGCAGTGGCACCACCCGTTCCTTGCCGCCCTTACCGACGATCCGCATGGTATCGCCCGCGTCCCGAACCTGGCCGATGTCGAGCGACAGTGCCTCGCCGATCCGCAGCCCGCCGCCGTAGAGCAGCATCAGCAGCGCGAGGTCGCGCCGGGCGAGCCATGGCGGCTGGTCGGGATCGTCGGCCAGCGCGAGAACGTCGGTCGATTCGTCCGAGGTGAGCGGCCGCGGCACCTGGCGCGGCAGCTTCGGCGCCCGCACCGCCTCCATGGCCGGATTGGAAACCAGGCCCTGACGATTGAGATAACGATAGAAGCTCCTGACCGCCGAGAGCGACCGCGCGGTCGAGGTCCTGGCGAGACCGCGGCGCGTCCGGTCGGCCAGCCATGCGCGGAAGTCGGCGGGCTTCAGGCTGGCAAGCGTCTTGAGATCAGCTGCTGCCCCGCGATGTTCGGCGACGAAACCGAGGAAGCGCACGAGGTCGCGTGTATAGGCTTCGATCGTGTGTCTGGAGGCGCGCCGCTCGCTGGCGAGCTGTTCCCGCCAGGTCGTGACGGTGTCGTCGAGAGAGGCGGTCAGAGCGGCAGCCCCAGTTTCTTGCGCAGGCAACGGTCGAGAACGTTGGCCAGGAACCGATAGAGCCCGACGGGATCACCCGGCTGGAAGTGTTCGGGATGGCGCGATCCCAGAGCCAGCACCCCGGGCGGAAGGCCGTTGTTGCCGCCGAACCGCGCCAGGGTTTCGGACGTCACCAAGGTCGCTGCACCCTTGAAGAGCGTCTCGTCCGCATGGGCCGGCGAGCGGATGATGACGTCCCGGTCGTCATCCATCAGCTGGTCGACGGTGCCCTGAACGACACAGCGGACGCCGCAGGTGACACGGGCCTCACCGCCCGGGCATTCGGTCTCGACGGCAAGCGTGACGACGTCGACGCCCAGCAGGATGGCGAGGTCGGAGGTGACGATCTCGATCAGGTGGTCGAGGTCGCACCCCCCGATCATGGCGAGCGCGCCGGCATGCACACGGTTTTCCAGCGAACGCTCGCGCCGCGTGCGGGCGACCAGTTCACCCTGTTCGGCACGGATGCCCACGGCTTCTTCCCGCAGACGCTGGATCATGTGCGCCTGCAGGTCCTGGACGTTGTCGCCCATTGCGCGGCTGGGCGGCACCAAGGCATCGAGCAGTCCGCGGCGCTGATTCAGGAAGTCCGGATTGTCCCGTAGATAGGCCTCGACCGTCTCCGCAGACAGGTCCTCGCTCGCGGCGGTCTGTGCGGTATCCGGTTTGCTGGCCATAACGGATCGCGACCTAGAGGATCGCCTGACCGGTCTTCTGCCAGTCGGCAAGGAAGGCCGCGAGACCCTTGTCGGTCAGGGTATGGTTGGCGAGCTTGCGCAGCACGTCGGGCGGCAGAGTCGCGACATCGGCACCGATCATCGCCGCCTGCTTGAGATGGATCGGCGTGCGGATCGAGGCCACCAGGATCTCGGTGTCGAGCGCGGCATAGTTGTCGTAGATCGTCTTGATCTCGGCGATCAGCTTCATGCCGTCATGGCCTATGTCTTCGAGTCGGCCGACGAACGGCGAGATGAAGGTCGCGCCGGCCTTGGCTGCCAGCAGGGCCTGGCTGGCGGAGAAGCAGAGCGTCACGTTGACCCGGGTG is drawn from Rhodospirillales bacterium and contains these coding sequences:
- a CDS encoding tyrosine recombinase XerC; protein product: MTASLDDTVTTWREQLASERRASRHTIEAYTRDLVRFLGFVAEHRGAAADLKTLASLKPADFRAWLADRTRRGLARTSTARSLSAVRSFYRYLNRQGLVSNPAMEAVRAPKLPRQVPRPLTSDESTDVLALADDPDQPPWLARRDLALLMLLYGGGLRIGEALSLDIGQVRDAGDTMRIVGKGGKERVVPLLPRVKQALEAYLAHRPDGAPRDAPLFIGVKGKRLNPGVAQRRFREIRTMLGLPSSATPHAMRHSFATHLLGGGADLRTIQELLGHASLSTTQRYTDVDTEGLLEVYRNAHPRA
- a CDS encoding DUF484 family protein is translated as MASKPDTAQTAASEDLSAETVEAYLRDNPDFLNQRRGLLDALVPPSRAMGDNVQDLQAHMIQRLREEAVGIRAEQGELVARTRRERSLENRVHAGALAMIGGCDLDHLIEIVTSDLAILLGVDVVTLAVETECPGGEARVTCGVRCVVQGTVDQLMDDDRDVIIRSPAHADETLFKGAATLVTSETLARFGGNNGLPPGVLALGSRHPEHFQPGDPVGLYRFLANVLDRCLRKKLGLPL
- the fsa gene encoding fructose-6-phosphate aldolase, giving the protein MKFFVDTADVDEIRDLAATGMVDGVTTNPSLVAKTGRDFVEVLKEICDIVPGPVSAEVTATDHETMLAEGRKLAAVAPNITIKVPLTWDGLKTCKALSAARTRVNVTLCFSASQALLAAKAGATFISPFVGRLEDIGHDGMKLIAEIKTIYDNYAALDTEILVASIRTPIHLKQAAMIGADVATLPPDVLRKLANHTLTDKGLAAFLADWQKTGQAIL